In Metarhizium brunneum chromosome 3, complete sequence, a genomic segment contains:
- the cyp-3 gene encoding Peptidyl-prolyl cis-trans isomerase H — translation MPPTQLPASGNPLVFFDMTLGGEPLGRITFELFKDVVPKTAENFRQFCTGESKDAQGKPQGYKGSKFHRIIPNFMCQGGDFLKGDGTGSTCIWGLKAFEDENFKLRHDQPGLLSMANAGPNSNGSQFFITTVPTPFLDGKHVVFGKVVDGIEVVRKMEHTKTGYKGKDVPNMDVVIAQCGEM, via the exons atgccgccgacacAGCTACCCGCCTCAGGGAACCCCCT GGTCTTCTTTGACATGACGCTGGGAG GCGAGCCCCTCGGCCGCATCACATTCGAGCTCTTCAAAGACGTGGTGCCCAAAACGGCCGAGAACTTTCGCCAGTTCTGCACCGGCGAGTCCAAAGACGCCCAGGGCAAACCCCAGGGCTACAAGGGCTCCAAGTTCCACCGCATC ATCCCCAACTTCATGTGCCAAGGCGGCGATTTCCTCAAAGGCGACGGCACGGGATCAACATGTATATGGGGCCTAAAGGCATTCGAGGACGAGAACTTCAAGCTGCGCCATGACCAGCCTGGCCTCTTGTCCATGGCT AATGCCGGCCCCAACTCCAACGGGTCCCAGTTCTTCATCACCACGGTGCCCACGCCGTTTCTCGACGGCAAACACGTCGTGTTTGGCAAGGTCGTCGATGGCATCGAGGTCGTCCGGAAGATGGAGCACACCAAGACGGGGTACAAGGGCAAGGACGTGCCGAACATGGACGTGGTGATTGCCCAGTGTGGAGAGATGTAA